A stretch of the Acidobacteriota bacterium genome encodes the following:
- the bla gene encoding subclass B3 metallo-beta-lactamase: MKKYKGRNAFGFLLALCASVALAVGLAVPVHAQIPTCGTTCTNEKIKPYRIIGNIYWIGLSDHGSLLLTSPQGHIMIDTGAEEYGHWIRQNIEELGFKLKDIKYILGSHSHADHVGGFSAFRELTGAKLVIGEPDIDILATGGHSDYRGGTEYFKPVKVDKGIKNGEKIQVGPITLVAHITPGHTRGCTTWTTTVQDEGRTLNVVIPCEMAVAGERAPLLNNAKYPQIADDYRKSFAYARKLPVDVFLTLRTTTHQRLDKLKRLEAGEKPNPFIDPKGLQRFVDEYEKAYLKQLADEEAAKK, translated from the coding sequence ATGAAGAAATACAAGGGCCGGAATGCATTCGGCTTTCTATTGGCATTGTGCGCTAGTGTGGCTCTGGCGGTTGGCCTGGCAGTTCCGGTCCACGCACAGATTCCCACCTGTGGAACCACCTGCACCAACGAGAAGATCAAGCCCTACCGCATCATCGGCAACATTTACTGGATCGGCCTGTCCGACCACGGCTCACTCCTTCTGACCTCGCCGCAGGGGCACATTATGATCGACACCGGCGCGGAAGAATACGGACACTGGATTCGCCAGAACATTGAAGAGCTGGGCTTCAAACTCAAGGACATCAAGTACATTCTGGGCAGCCACTCCCACGCCGACCACGTCGGCGGCTTCTCGGCCTTTCGCGAACTCACCGGCGCCAAGCTGGTGATCGGCGAGCCGGATATCGACATCCTGGCCACCGGCGGGCACTCCGACTACCGCGGCGGCACGGAATATTTCAAGCCGGTGAAGGTGGACAAGGGCATCAAGAACGGCGAGAAGATTCAAGTCGGTCCCATCACCTTGGTGGCGCACATCACTCCGGGCCACACGCGCGGCTGCACCACCTGGACCACCACGGTGCAAGACGAGGGCCGCACGCTGAATGTGGTGATCCCCTGCGAGATGGCCGTGGCCGGTGAGCGCGCTCCTTTGCTGAACAACGCCAAGTACCCGCAGATCGCCGATGACTACCGCAAGTCCTTCGCTTACGCTCGCAAACTGCCCGTGGATGTGTTCCTCACGCTGCGCACCACTACGCATCAGCGGCTGGACAAGCTGAAGCGGCTGGAGGCCGGCGAGAAGCCCAATCCATTTATCGACCCGAAAGGCTTGCAGAGGTTTGTGGATGAATACGAGAAAGCTTATTTGAAGCAGCTTGCCGACGAGGAAGCCGCGAAGAAGTAG